One part of the Aliivibrio fischeri ATCC 7744 = JCM 18803 = DSM 507 genome encodes these proteins:
- a CDS encoding multidrug transporter, with the protein MENKFFKVSAITAALTGALFAPQVMAEEVVSEQYTSDVSAFFAESTISGNVNFFMRARDRGGVDANGNDTKKTTNLDHGSVFVNLGFNSGYIGDVVGTDIVIYSTFDMWQNGGPDHEMNFWGVNNPYEKTPSDSNCSGTWAADCTDNGVSFATANAKFKFGDNVNAKLGYFQPSVPSTLGVNWSFAPGTYRGGEVGASFGGLALGLVVADEYKAPWFKETYEFQDGKGNDAGEVISLGARYAFDNGISLDAGFGTLTDGDRSNMHFKVKGTTDGGFYWSPQVYIVSDKNQYDDDIAAQLAFLSAFSTGQYSFRAEATMTMADSTETRGNVGNMAYRLTEQYGGSNGAYEIWWNNRSDFNHDGEIAGFVSATRDFSDIGGTGFSAGLSAAAGGGASSPGYDDLVEYAYSAFANYAIQGGALEGANVSFYYTEYFNDSDAGNWAPYSNAFQDETDFKLMLTMPFGVK; encoded by the coding sequence ATGGAAAACAAATTTTTTAAAGTATCAGCAATTACCGCTGCACTTACAGGGGCTTTATTCGCACCACAAGTGATGGCAGAGGAAGTTGTCTCAGAACAATATACAAGCGATGTTTCAGCATTTTTTGCTGAATCAACAATTAGTGGTAATGTTAACTTTTTCATGCGTGCTCGTGATCGCGGTGGCGTTGATGCTAATGGTAATGATACAAAGAAAACAACTAACTTGGATCATGGTTCAGTCTTTGTAAATCTAGGTTTTAACTCTGGTTATATTGGCGATGTTGTAGGTACGGATATTGTTATTTACTCAACATTTGATATGTGGCAGAACGGTGGCCCAGACCACGAAATGAATTTTTGGGGTGTAAATAACCCATATGAAAAAACACCGAGTGACAGTAATTGTAGTGGTACTTGGGCTGCTGATTGTACTGACAATGGCGTATCTTTCGCTACGGCAAATGCTAAATTTAAATTTGGTGATAATGTAAATGCTAAATTAGGTTACTTTCAACCATCAGTACCAAGTACGTTAGGCGTTAACTGGTCATTTGCACCAGGTACATACCGTGGTGGTGAAGTTGGTGCATCATTTGGTGGTCTAGCTCTGGGCTTAGTTGTTGCTGATGAATATAAAGCGCCATGGTTCAAAGAAACGTATGAGTTCCAAGATGGAAAAGGCAACGATGCTGGTGAAGTAATTTCTTTAGGTGCTCGCTATGCATTTGACAATGGTATTTCTTTAGATGCAGGTTTTGGTACGCTAACAGATGGCGATCGTTCAAACATGCACTTTAAAGTGAAAGGCACTACAGATGGTGGTTTTTACTGGTCTCCACAAGTGTACATCGTAAGTGATAAAAACCAATATGATGATGACATTGCCGCTCAGTTAGCATTCTTATCTGCATTTAGTACTGGACAGTATTCTTTCCGAGCAGAAGCTACCATGACAATGGCTGATTCAACAGAAACACGCGGTAATGTAGGTAATATGGCATATCGCCTGACTGAACAATACGGTGGTTCAAACGGCGCTTATGAAATTTGGTGGAATAACCGCTCAGACTTTAACCACGATGGTGAAATTGCTGGCTTCGTTTCAGCAACTCGAGATTTTTCAGACATCGGTGGTACCGGGTTTAGTGCTGGTTTAAGTGCCGCAGCTGGTGGCGGTGCATCATCTCCTGGCTATGATGATTTAGTTGAGTATGCTTATAGTGCATTTGCAAACTATGCAATCCAAGGCGGTGCATTAGAGGGGGCAAATGTAAGCTTCTACTACACCGAATACTTTAATGACTCAGATGCAGGTAACTGGGCTCCATATAGTAATGCATTCCAAGATGAAACTGACTTTAAACTTATGTTAACAATGCCTTTTGGTGTTAAATAA